Proteins found in one Aspergillus puulaauensis MK2 DNA, chromosome 8, nearly complete sequence genomic segment:
- a CDS encoding putative signal transducer (COG:S;~EggNog:ENOG410PM2F;~InterPro:IPR013272,IPR008895;~PFAM:PF05764,PF08265;~go_component: GO:0005634 - nucleus [Evidence IEA];~go_process: GO:0006338 - chromatin remodeling [Evidence IEA];~go_process: GO:0006355 - regulation of transcription, DNA-templated [Evidence IEA];~go_process: GO:0043486 - histone exchange [Evidence IEA]) — MSHYEDMSSSSSEEEEEEVPVESLIKGREKRSTAGRQMSALLDAEADDELALLFEEVDDDNEFAADIAEVGGEEDDMGLESSSDDDDQGPNAQADDFEGEQQIQKEEKEEKKKKRAQEDLRYRITSKKVKIDPTAAPKVPTGAPPRQRKKSERVSWIPTVDEGPTRSSSRRQTMQNKELTHARLKDSEEKRVRLIATMEEAAKRKAKHKPKSMTQAERLVEAERVEKHNSKSLNRWEEMEKRKAEERRAKIEALQNRRLEGPVISYWSGVATWADGRLTQVGKVAITPKPEKDDSGRKKSKKADKEGKSVTEQPVSNTATEPGVSQAIVPINPSENPTQPTTDAKQDQPTQSTQPAQQTTTGTSVVIDPALEENHSETKNEASITSTQPISPTKGASEDQLPASTPSAFPEADAAASVPKENAEVNGDARVSSEQLAKASNSGATKGTAEETPDRPAAPNSTSQTDEVTTEENDQAPDAESSLKSEEKHSDVAQVSTPEPLKTTQTIPGVQSTSDPASELPVSSGPGLDQPGGTRKESPQVPAAIEQQPDIHIDEPNATTADSQPPAAAPAVIEHTGRFLTVLENFDDKTAQSGDFSIYFNAKKPPRLTKISSSLCVITSLPSRYRDPDTSLPFANSYAYHEIRHTAAQKYSWSPMLGCYVGPAGIAARGVPARFLDPSAPKESSPKPNGTVDESKSPSKDGEAAKTAGPNNSTPAAATTTTTPVATPAAPAPVTVGASDAMDIDK, encoded by the exons ATGTCACACTATGAAGAtatgtcttcttcctcttccgaggaggaggaggaggaggttccTGTGGAATCGCTCATCAAGGGACGCGAAAAGCGGAGCACAGCTGGACGGCAGATGTCCGCCCTCTTAGACGCTGAGGCGGATGATGAACTGGCGCTATTATTCGAAgaggtggatgatgataatgaGTTTGCAGCGGATATAGCAGAAGTgggcggcgaagaggatgatatGGGACTTGAGTCCTCTTccgatgacgatgatcaaGGACCGAACGCTCAGGCGGACGACTTCGAGGGAGAACAACAAATtcagaaggaagaaaaggaggagaagaagaaaaagagagccCAAGAAGACCTTCGGTATAGGATTACAAGCAAAAAGGTGAAAATCGACCCAACCGCCGCGCCGAAGGTGCCAACGGgggctcctcctcgccaaagGAAGAAGTCGGAACGAGTTTCATGGATTCCTACAGTTGATGAAGGACCTACACGATCATCCTCTCGTCGGCAAACCATGCAAAATAAAGAACTCACGCATGCTCGGTTAAAGGATAGCGAGGAAAAGCGTGTTCGTTTAATTGCCACGATGGAGGAAGCAGCCAAGCGGAAGGCAAAGCACAAGCCGAAATCGATGACGCAGGCTGAGCGTCTCGTAGAAGCCGAAAGAGTGGAAAAACACAACAGCAAAAGCCTCAATCGttgggaggagatggagaaaaggaaggCAGAGGAAAGGCGAGCGAAGATTGAAGCATTGCAGAATCGCCGCCTCGAAGGTCCTGTTATATCTTACTGGAGTGGTGTCGCGACCTGGGCCGACGGACGGTTAACGCAAGTTGGGAAAGTAGCGATCACGCCAAAGCCAGAGAAAGACGACAGtgggcggaagaagagcaagaaggcGGATAAAGAAGGGAAGAGTGTCACGGAGCAACCAGTGAGCAATACTGCCACTGAACCTGGGGTATCACAGGCTATAGTCCCTATCAATCCGTCCGAAAACCCCACGCAGCCCACCACCGACGCTAAACAAGACCAACCTACGCAATCTACTCAACCTGCTCAACAAACAACCACTGGTACCAGCGTGGTTATTGATCCGGCGTTGGAGGAGAACCACTCTGAGACCAAAAACGAAGCTTCGATAACCTCTACCCAACCTATCAGCCCTACGAAGGGAGCATCGGAAGACCAGTTACCAgcctccacccccagcgCATTTCCAGAGGCAGACGCAGCTGCTAGTGTGCCAAAAGAGAACGCGGAAGTAAACGGAGATGCGCGGGTTTCTAGTGAACAACTAGCAAAAGCATCTAATAGTGGGGCAACAAAAGGGACGGCAGAAGAGACACCAGACCGTCCGGCAGCACCAAACTCAACATCACAAACTGATGAAGTCACGACAGAGGAAAATGATCAGGCTCCTGACGCCGAATCATCACTTAAGTCAGAAGAGAAGCACAGCGATGTCGCTCAAGTGTCAACTCCGGAGCCACTAAAAACCACTCAGACAATACCTGGCGTGCAATCGACATCCGACCCTGCTTCAGAGCTGCCGGTTTCCAGTGGCCCCGGCCTTGATCAACCGGGCGGGACACGGAAAGAGAGCCCACAGGTCCCAGCGGCAATTGAACAACAACCTGATATCCATATAGACGAGCCAAATGCGACAACTGCAGATTCACAGCCACCTGCGGCTGCCCCCGCGGTCATCGAACACACCGGAAGATTCCTGACTGTGCTGGAGAATTTTGACGACAAAACTGCCCAGAGTGGAGACTTCAGCATCTACTTCAATGCAAAGAAACCACCTAGGCTTACAA AAATATCGTCCTCACTTTGTGTTATCACGTCACTTCCATCACGCTACCGAGACCCAGATACATCCCTCCCATTCGCAAACTCCTATGCATACCACGAAATTCGCCATACAGCTGCTCAAAAGTATTCCTGGAGCCCTATGCTTGGGTGCTACGTTGGACCCGCTGGTATCGCCGCGCGCGGCGTACCTGCAAGGTTCCTAGATCCCAGTGCCCCGAAAGAGAGCAGCCCAAAGCCTAACGGCACAGTCGATGAGTCCAAATCCCCAAGTAAGGATGGAGAGGCCGCAAAGACGGCTGGCCCCAATAACTCAACTCCAGCCGCGgccacgaccacgaccacACCTGTGGCCACACCTGCTGCGCCAGCACCTGTTACAGTTGGCGCCAGCGATGCCATGGATATCGACAAATGA